The DNA window CGAAGGTGTgatcagtggaggagagggagagcgggcGGGCGGGGCACTCTGGTTCCATTTCGCATTCCTCCTCAAACTCGTCCTCGTGGCGGTAATGAGGCGGGGAGTCGCCAGGAACCATGTCCATCTGGGGCTTCTGCATGTTCCACTCATAGGAGCCCTTCACCTTTTTCTCCTCAGCTGTACCCAGACCTGGGCTCACGCAGCTGGCTGCCGGCCCTGCACTGATGGGGGAGCTCATGCTGCTGACCTCCATGGGACCATTGACTGTGTCTGGCTTGGTGGGCAGCAGAGAGGAGGGTATGTACGAGGTGAGCACATCAGGGAGACCAGCGCCATCTATCTCACCtgaggtggtggtgctgctgccgTGTTTTTCGGAGAAGGACAGGCCCATCTCACGCATGTAACCTTCCTCGTCATCCTCTTCCTCAGTACTGTCAGAGTTTTCAAAGTAATGCTTGCCTGTTGAGTCGGGCCGTGGGGACGAGGTGACACCAAACAAACCCATGGCGATGGCATCTTTCTCCTTGGGTGACTGGGTGAAAGGCCCATAACCCCCTGCAGCCTGCAGCTTGGACTCATCCGCCCATTCCGGTTTATAGAAGCAGTCCGACTGGGGGCTTTTGTTCACAACACTTCCTTCCAGCGAGGCAACATGCTCCTTTTTGTCTTCcgaggaggaagcagaggagtGTGAGTGGAAAGGTTTGATCTCCTCAAAGGGGCTGTGAGGAGAGAAGCGGGCCAAACTGGAGGTGGAttctgcggtggtggtggtggccatCGTCATCTGCTTCTCCGAAACCTCCAGGTACTCGTTCTTAACCATCCCGCAGGAACTGGAAAAGGGGGAGGAGTCCACGGCCAGGGAGTGTTCGTCTTTAAAGGAGGAGTGTTCATCTTTAAAGGAGGCGTGTTCATCTTTAAAGGAGCTGTGTTCATCTTTAAAGGAGGCGTGTTCATCTTTAAAGGAGGCATGTTCATCTTTAAAGGAGGCATGTTCATCTTTAAAGGAGCCGTGTTCATCTTTAAAGGAGGCGTGTTCATCTTTAAAGGAGCCGTGTTCATCTTTAAAGGAGGCGTGTTCATCTTTAAAGGAGCCGTGTTCATCTTTAAAGGAGGCGTGTTCATCTTTAAAGGAGGCGTGTTCATCTTTAAAGGAGGCGTGTTCATCTTTAAAGGAGGAGTACTCGAAGCCGGCACTGTCTGTATCGTGTTTGAAGATGTGGTCGGAGGCGTTGGCTGGGGTCTCCAGCTCCTCGCCAAACTGCCGGCTGGTGGAGAGTGACGGACCGGACGTAGAGGAGGAGTAGCTGTAGGAAGAGGAGGACGAATATGCCGTGGCAGAGGTGGTGGTGTAGTGGAAGCCTGATGAGACTCCTACTGTGTCTCCTGTTTTCTTACCACCGTCAGCTCTCTCACTGTGGAAATAGTCATCTTTTCCCTCTTTGTCCTTCATCTGGCTGGACTGAAATGTGTCTTTCTCCCCACCGTAAGAATAATCAAACCCAGAGGAGTACCCAGAGAACGCTGTGGCGCCCATGTCACCTTTGCAGGTGGTGGAAGAAGGTGGCGTAGTCGGCTTCGCCTGGCTTTTGTAACCGTAGCCCGCCATGGAAACCATAAACTCTGGCTCATTCGAGCTCATGCCGTCTGGTGAAATCGGCTttgcctggctgtgtgtgtcccGCTCTTTGTTGTACtcctcatcatcgtcatcatcgtcatcatcatccatGTCGGCACCCTCGTCCTCAAACGTCTCTCCAAGTTTGGCTGGGGATTTAGTTGTTATCCCCTCATCAGGGAGTTTGGAGTCTGTGAAATCTGTCTCTTTTGAGCTCATGCCGTCTGGTGAAGTCAGCTTTGCCTGGCTGTTGTAACCATAGCCGGCCATGGAAACCATAAACTCTGGCTCTTTAGAGCTCATGCCGTCTGGTGAAGTCAGCTTTGCCTGGCTGTTGTAACCATAGCCGGCCATGGAAACCATAAACTCTGGCTCTTTAGAGCTCAAGTGGTCTGGTGAAGTCGGCTTTGCCTGACTATTGTAACCATCTGCACATTTCTTTAGTACATCCCTCTCTTTGTTGTACTCCtcctcatcatcgtcatcatcatcatcatcgtcatcatcatcatccatgtCGGCACCCTCGTCCTCAAACGTCTCTCCAAGTTTGGCTGGGGATTTAGTTGTCATCCCCTCATCAGGGAGTTTGGAGTCTGTGAAATCTGTCTCTTTTGAGCTCACACAGTCTGGTGAAGTCGGTTTTGCCTGACTGTTGTAACCATAGCCAGCCATGGAAACCATAAACTGGGGCTGTTTTGAGCTCACACCATCGATGAATGGACTTTTGACTTCCTTTTCCGATTTCTCTTTGGCACCTTTCTCCATGTCTGAGTCAATAGCATCCTCCTCTTCATCGTCCTCATCCTCTTcttcatcatcataatcatcatagTCTTCCTCATCCCTGGCTGTTAGCTTCCTCATGTCTATCTCCAGTTCCACCTCTTTGTCATGGTAGCTCATTGAAGAGGGTTTGGCTGCAGCACTACCTGTTACAGAGGTGTAATCACTGTGAACTTTATAAGGGGAGGAGTCTCTCTCTGATGATAAGGATGTGGTTGAAGCCTCTGGTCTATCAGCCATTGATGGGaatctgctctctctgctgtatCCACGTGGCTCACTTATCTTCTCTATAGATTCAGAGCCATGGAGCCATggaaagggggaagaggaagaggaggaggaagatacaTCTTTTCCATGAGAGCTAGTGAAACCCTCCTTGTCTGAGGGGAAAGCGGAGTCCTTTTTCTGTGTGTCCGTCTCCTTCATACTGTCCTTCCCCATTTTTTCTGACTGGTCCTTCTGATAACTGGTTTTGTTGTCATAGATATCACTGTAAGAGAAAGTCTTGCCGTGTACATATGGGGTGTCCTGTCTTATTTCTTCTTCTGAGcgtttctctctactctctcgctCTGGGAAGTCATACAGATTGAACTGGACACTTTTCTCTGGCTCTTTCAAAGTTACATGGTTCTTTTTTCTGGATAATGCTGCCTCCTTTTTGTCATCTTCAGAGTCCAATTTACTTTGCTCTACTGATAAAGCGCTAGACCCTGTTCCACTTGGTTGAACaacatcatcttcatcatcttcCTCCACCTCGTCTTGTTCGTCCGAGTGCATGATCTGGGGTTTGGTTGTTTGCTCCATGTAACCAGAGAACTGTATCTCATCTGTCAACCCCGGTTTATTCTGCAGATACTTGGACTTGATGCCATCCTCTGCTAGTCCTTTGTCCCTCTCAGACAGCTTCTCTTCTTGAGGTGATTCATCGTCCAAGAACCTACCCTCCTTCTGTTCCAAATACTTCGCTTTAACACAGGGTTTGAGATCCCTTTTCTCAtaatagtcatcatcatcatcctcatctgaTTCTTCAAAGGGGGTCTTGTCACCAGAAAGCCCCATTTTCTGGAGCTCAGTTTCAGTGCTGtccattttgttgtttttcttctCCTCTGTGGGGGAGTAGCCACTGCTGATGGGGACCGACTGGGTGGGTGAGGCCAGCTTCACGGTGCTGTCACCTGGGCTAAGACATCTCTCTTCACCTTCAAACATGGAACTAGGCTTAAACCCgctggagaaagagggaggagagggaggtgcaAAGGCAGTGGAGGGGGATTTATCCTTGTCCTGGAGCAACATGGCTGCCGTCGCCTGCTCGTAACCCTCTTGGAGTTTCCCCAAGGGGATATCAACGTTGGGAGTCTGGTCCTCGTCGTCATCCTCCTCTTCGTCATACTCCTCATGGACGGGTTTGGTCTTCCTCCCAGCCTCCATCTCGGTAGCAAAAGGCTGGTACTCCTTTGAAGGAGGAGAACTGAAGTTCTTGTCCTCCtccagggaggaggtgggagagatggTTCCAGCCGAGTGGAGGTAGTCCTTCCCGTGGGTGGCCTCGGTGCGGTAGGGGATGCTATTGACCGTGTCCAGGTGAAGAGagctcctccctgtctctgtctctgtctgcggGGCGGTCACAGATGCGATGGACTGGTCGTCCGCCATGGAAGTGGCGAACGAGGACAGTTTGTCGTACTCTGTGATGGACGTGGCTGAGGAGATGTGCTCTTCCTCGGCGAGCGGAGCTGTGATGATGCTTGGATAGGCTGCCAACACTGGGTCATGTCTTCCCACAAAGCCTTTGGCTTTGAAGTCTGAGGCGTCAGACGTAGCCGAGGCTCTCATCTCCCTAACACCATACACAGAGTCAAAGGATCCTGGAACGTCGGGAACGGTGATGTCGCAGGAAGCAACGTCGTAGCGGAGGTGTGGGATCCTGTCCTCGGGTTCTTCATGGATCTCCTCATCGGAGATGGTCTGCTCCGTTTCGGAATAAGCGGGAATAGTCTCATCTTGGATGAAGGACACTTGCTCAGAGGCAGCGGTAGTGGTTTGTCCAGAGGCGACTGCGGTTGAAAACGATTTAAAGTCGGTTGACTTGGTGTCCCATTCTTTTTGATCTTTTTCTGAGTTGTATTTATCC is part of the Oncorhynchus gorbuscha isolate QuinsamMale2020 ecotype Even-year unplaced genomic scaffold, OgorEven_v1.0 Un_scaffold_333, whole genome shotgun sequence genome and encodes:
- the map1aa gene encoding LOW QUALITY PROTEIN: microtubule-associated protein 1A (The sequence of the model RefSeq protein was modified relative to this genomic sequence to represent the inferred CDS: deleted 3 bases in 2 codons); its protein translation is MEGVTEFTEYVSETVDVPSPFDNLEAPTSGGFLKLSKPCCYIFPGGRGDSALFAVNGFNILVDGGSERRSCFWKLVRHLDRIDSVLLTHIGADNLPGINGLLQRKIAEQEEEQSQGSGGSNTYGDWMKNLISPELGVVFFNVPEKLRMPESTLKVKRSIEEASLTLQYLNKLGIKSEPLYRVVSNTIEPITLFHKLGVGKLDMYILNPVKESKEMQFLMQKWAGNSKAKTGIVMSNGKEGEISVPYLTSVTALIVWIPHSPTEKIVRVLFPGNAPQNKILEGLEKLKHLDFLRYPVATQKDISSGAPPPIIKQTKMRSRTESKESLKSSTKTQLASKASKKEAKGQEEESKNDSAKENKIEKKEKKEKKVKSESAKATKATKQQQNSEAAPEAAKLERKKLSKEKTLRKHSKERPSKMEEKKDKEKKEISKVKKEDNKREVKKDDTAKKEEKKETKAVKEEKKKDLSKAELRKITKPDLKPFTPEVRKTLHKANKTQAKPKTDKTDKNLTAKPVKEKTAEKKSVPKKAPPKSAAALADGSVVSSPEDLTKDFEALKRDELSKLGSEPIQNDVMSGCPAFTDSKLPDEGITTKSPANLGEKFEDEGADMDDGDDDGEEYNKESDVLKKGADVGKWQDIKRNAGMDRKYEDEMEKYDDDYSTKGDMNSKKSVSSEEEGDVIEKADLEGIEDYEDKYNSEKDQKEWDTKSTDFKSFSTAVASGQTTTAASEQVSFIQDETIPAYSETEQTISDEEIHEEPEDRIPHLRYDVASCDITVPDVPGSFDSVYGVREMRASATSDASDFKAKGFVGRHDPVLAAYPSIITAPLAEEEHISSATSITEYDKLSSFATSMADDQSIASVTAPQTETETGRSSLHLDTVNSIPYRTEATHGKDYLHSAGTISPTSSLEEDKNFSSPPSKEYQPFATEMEAGRKTKPVHEEYDEEEDDDEDQTPNVDIPLGKLQEGYEQATAAMLLQDKDKSPSTAFAPPSPPSFSSGFKPSSMFEGEERCLSPGDSTVKLASPTQSVPISSGYSPTEEKKNNKMDSTETELQKMGLSGDKTPFEESDEDDDDDYYEKRDLKPCVKAKYLEQKEGRFLDDESPQEEKLSERDKGLAEDGIKSKYLQNKPGLTDEIQFSGYMEQTTKPQIMHSDEQDEVEEDDEDDVVQPSGTGSSALSVEQSKLDSEDDKKEAALSRKKNHVTLKEPEKSVQFNLYDFPERESREKRSEEEIRQDTPYVHGKTFSYSDIYDNKTSYQKDQSEKMGKDSMKETDTQKKDSAFPSDKEGFTSSHGKDVSSSSSSSSPFPWLHGSESIEKISEPRGYSRESRFPSMADRPEASTTSLSSERDSSPYKVHSDYTSVTGSAAAKPSSMSYHDKEVELEIDMRKLTARDEEDYDDYDDEEEDEDDEEEDAIDSDMEKGAKEKSEKEVKSPFIDGVSSKQPQFMVSMAGYGYNSQAKPTSPDCVSSKETDFTDSKLPDEGMTTKSPAKLGETFEDEGADMDDDDDDDDDDDDDEEEYNKERDVLKKCADGYNSQAKPTSPDHLSSKEPEFMVSMAGYGYNSQAKLTSPDGMSSKEPEFMVSMAGYGYNSQAKLTSPDGMSSKETDFTDSKLPDEGITTKSPAKLGETFEDEGADMDDDDDDDDDEEYNKERDTHSQAKPISPDGMSSNEPEFMVSMAGYGYKSQAKPTTPPSSTTCKGDMGATAFSGYSSGFDYSYGGEKDTFQSSQMKDKEGKDDYFHSERADGGKKTGDTVGVSSGFHYTTTSATAYSSSSSYSYSSSTSGPSLSTSRQFGEELETPANASDHIFKHDTDSAGFEYSSFKDEHASFKDEHASFKDEHASFKDEHGSFKDEHASFKDEHGSFKDEHASFKDEHGSFKDEHASFKDEHASFKDEHASFKDEHSSFKDEHASFKDEHSSFKDEHSLAVDSSPFSSSCGMVKNEYLEVSEKQMTMATTTTAESTSSLARFSPHSPFEEIKPFHSHSSASSSEDKKEHVASLEGSVVNKSPQSDCFYKPEWADESKLQAAGGYGPFTQSPKEKDAIAMGLFGVTSSPRPDSTGKHYFENSDSTEEEDDEEGYMREMGLSFSEKHGSSTTTSGEIDGAGLPDVLTSYIPSSLLPTKPDTVNGPMEVSSMSSPISAGPAASCVSPGLGTAEEKKVKGSYEWNMQKPQMDMVPGDSPPHYRHEDEFEEECEMEPECPARPLSLSSTDHTFGSFYTEASCRGEAGGRDDDDDSDLDLPPEMGASSSKASPGYSSSEHRPRKGDLSPSFINPSMQQQSSDEEDEERGRRSDQSQEGDEHDLSVKKRANKQPHHPHFQGGSVPHAGTAGLGLAREDTPPTSVSDSIPSQSDSDVPPGTKECPFITGNSNMDSDEDTEYLPVDKFSTMGGGHHHSSSSPPPGLAPGTPSRPLMDPFPNPPHPDVCMVDPDALANDQNRATSESPLKKDPKTKGVRKTGKPKSASPARRKRSPMPVKQLPSPRSASLKKKETEKSLRMSHLSDGQGSRDDDLSRSSYNAGRVANGVKSTSGSQRSSSVVPQGPPIYVDLAYIPNHCSSKNVDQEFFKRVRSAYYVVSGNDVGNDEPSRVVLDALLEGKAQWGSNLQVTLIPTHDTDVTREWYQQTHERQQELNIMVLASSSTVVMQDESFPACKIEF